Proteins encoded together in one Chitinophaga lutea window:
- a CDS encoding peptide chain release factor 3, which translates to MKYLNEINKRKSFAIIAHPDAGKTTLTEKFLLFGGAIQTAGAVKSNKIKKHTTSDFMEIERQRGISVATSVMTFEYRDILVNLLDTPGHKDFAEDTYRTLTAVDSVVLVIDCVKGVEEQTKKLMEVCRMRDTPVIIFVNKLDRDGKNPFDLLDELEELLNIRVRPLSWPINMGKDFKGVYNLYDKSFVSFAANRKATDEDIVPLSDLSSKEVDELFNAQDAAQLRNDVELIEGVYDTFDKQPYLEGKLAPVFFGSAVNNFGVKDLLDTFVEIAPTPRDREASTRQVKVTEDKFSGFIFKIHANLDPRHRDRIAFLRVCSGKFERNKYFHHVRLDKDVRFANPYSFLAREKNIVDDAFPGDVVGLFDTGNFKIGDTLTEGEDFYFTGIPSFSPELFKELVNKDPMKTKQLEKGISQLTDEGVAQLFTQHNGNRKIIGCVGDLQFEVIQYRLLQEYGASCQFNTLPFYKACWITGDKKKLEEFTRFKGANVVQDKDGHLVYLAQSEWYLNTERANNPDIEFHFSSEIHK; encoded by the coding sequence ATGAAATACCTGAACGAGATCAATAAAAGGAAGTCATTCGCCATCATCGCCCACCCGGATGCCGGTAAAACCACCCTCACGGAGAAATTCCTCCTTTTCGGGGGCGCTATCCAGACGGCCGGCGCGGTGAAGTCCAACAAGATCAAAAAACATACTACCTCCGACTTCATGGAAATCGAGCGCCAGAGAGGTATCTCCGTGGCCACTTCCGTGATGACCTTCGAATACCGCGACATTCTCGTGAACCTGCTCGATACCCCGGGCCACAAAGACTTTGCGGAAGACACCTACCGCACCCTCACGGCGGTAGACAGTGTGGTACTGGTGATCGACTGCGTGAAGGGCGTGGAAGAGCAGACCAAAAAACTCATGGAAGTATGCCGCATGCGTGATACGCCTGTGATCATTTTCGTGAACAAGCTCGACCGCGACGGTAAAAACCCCTTCGACCTGCTCGACGAACTGGAAGAACTGCTCAACATCCGCGTACGCCCTCTCAGCTGGCCCATCAACATGGGTAAAGACTTCAAAGGCGTATACAACCTCTACGATAAAAGTTTCGTTTCCTTCGCCGCCAACCGCAAGGCCACCGATGAAGACATCGTGCCCCTCTCTGACCTGAGCAGCAAGGAAGTGGACGAACTGTTCAACGCGCAGGATGCCGCGCAGCTGCGCAACGATGTGGAGCTGATCGAAGGCGTGTACGATACGTTCGACAAACAGCCTTACCTCGAAGGCAAACTGGCGCCCGTATTTTTCGGCAGCGCCGTGAATAACTTCGGCGTGAAGGACCTGCTCGATACTTTCGTGGAGATCGCCCCCACGCCCCGCGACCGCGAAGCCAGCACCCGCCAGGTAAAAGTGACGGAAGACAAATTCTCCGGCTTCATTTTCAAGATACACGCCAACCTCGATCCCCGTCACCGCGACCGCATCGCGTTCCTGCGCGTGTGCTCCGGCAAGTTCGAGCGGAACAAATACTTCCATCACGTGCGCCTCGACAAAGACGTGCGCTTCGCCAACCCTTACAGCTTCCTGGCGCGTGAGAAAAATATCGTGGACGATGCCTTCCCCGGCGATGTAGTAGGTTTGTTCGACACCGGCAACTTCAAGATCGGCGACACCCTCACCGAAGGCGAAGATTTTTATTTCACCGGCATTCCCAGCTTCTCGCCCGAACTGTTCAAGGAACTGGTGAACAAAGACCCGATGAAAACCAAGCAGCTGGAAAAAGGCATTTCCCAGCTGACGGACGAAGGCGTGGCCCAGCTGTTCACCCAGCACAACGGCAACCGCAAGATCATCGGCTGCGTGGGCGACCTCCAGTTTGAAGTGATCCAGTACCGCCTGCTCCAGGAATACGGCGCTTCGTGCCAGTTCAATACACTGCCTTTCTACAAAGCCTGCTGGATCACCGGCGATAAAAAGAAACTCGAAGAGTTCACCCGCTTCAAAGGCGCGAACGTGGTGCAGGACAAAGACGGGCATCTCGTATACCTCGCCCAGTCCGAATGGTACCTGAACACCGAACGGGCCAACAACCCGGACATCGAGTTCCATTTCAGCTCTGAAATCCACAAATAA
- a CDS encoding ABC transporter permease translates to MLSTLKILWSSFKMALQELRVNKLRTFLSLLGITIGIFCIIAVLTVTDSMESTIRNDLKSLGTNVVYLQKWPWDGDGEWWRYMNRPEPEYSEMRSIKEKVATADAVTYLFSSGGRKIEFGADYMENVELLAVTMDLDKMQAVDIAAGRYFSPSELMNGSNVIVLGANIWEGLFFTADAAVGKVVRFSNRNCKVVGALKKKGESMMGGVFGDNTVIMPYLFARTIIDERRFADPFYMIRARPDVAVGELKDDLTGAMRAIHRLKPTQDNDFALNEITTVQGELESVFSVLNIAGWLIAGFALVVGGFGIANIMFVTVKERTNIIGLKKAIGARPGIILLEFLLEAILLCLIGGGLGLLLVFSGTLIAGNMFDSFQIALSTGNIVLGLSISAIVGILAGFIPAFTASRLDPVVAIRSN, encoded by the coding sequence ATGCTTTCTACCCTTAAAATATTGTGGAGCAGTTTCAAAATGGCCCTGCAGGAGCTGCGGGTCAACAAACTCCGCACGTTTTTGTCGCTGCTGGGCATCACCATCGGCATTTTCTGCATTATTGCCGTGCTGACGGTGACGGACAGTATGGAAAGCACTATCCGGAACGACCTGAAGTCGCTCGGCACCAACGTGGTATACCTCCAGAAGTGGCCCTGGGACGGCGATGGCGAATGGTGGCGGTACATGAACCGCCCCGAGCCGGAATATTCCGAAATGAGATCGATCAAGGAAAAGGTGGCCACGGCCGATGCGGTGACTTACCTCTTTTCTTCCGGTGGCCGCAAAATCGAATTCGGCGCCGATTATATGGAGAACGTGGAGTTGCTGGCCGTGACGATGGACCTTGACAAGATGCAGGCCGTGGACATCGCGGCCGGCCGTTATTTCAGTCCTTCCGAGCTCATGAACGGCAGTAATGTGATCGTGCTGGGGGCCAATATCTGGGAAGGCCTCTTTTTCACGGCCGACGCGGCCGTGGGCAAGGTGGTCCGCTTTTCCAACCGCAATTGCAAAGTGGTGGGCGCCCTGAAAAAGAAAGGGGAAAGCATGATGGGCGGCGTTTTCGGGGATAATACGGTGATCATGCCGTACCTGTTCGCCCGGACCATTATCGACGAAAGGCGTTTCGCCGACCCGTTTTATATGATACGCGCGCGGCCTGATGTGGCCGTGGGTGAGCTGAAAGACGACCTCACCGGGGCGATGCGGGCCATTCACCGGCTGAAGCCCACGCAGGACAACGACTTCGCCCTCAACGAAATCACCACCGTGCAGGGAGAGCTCGAGTCCGTATTCAGCGTGCTGAACATCGCCGGCTGGCTGATCGCGGGGTTTGCCCTCGTGGTGGGCGGTTTCGGCATCGCCAATATCATGTTCGTGACCGTAAAGGAAAGGACCAATATTATCGGCCTGAAAAAGGCCATCGGCGCCCGCCCGGGCATCATCCTGCTCGAATTCCTGCTCGAAGCCATCCTGCTCTGCCTGATCGGCGGAGGATTGGGGCTGCTGCTGGTATTTTCGGGCACCCTGATAGCCGGTAACATGTTCGACAGCTTCCAGATCGCCCTGTCTACCGGGAATATCGTGCTGGGCCTGTCCATCTCCGCGATCGTGGGCATCCTCGCCGGTTTCATCCCCGCATTCACCGCCAGCCGCCTCGACCCGGTGGTGGCCATCCGCAGCAATTAA
- the tsaD gene encoding tRNA (adenosine(37)-N6)-threonylcarbamoyltransferase complex transferase subunit TsaD, producing MPVNILAIESSCDETSASVIADGKVLSNIIANQTVHEQYGGVVPELASRAHQENIVPVVDLALKKAGMQPADLSAVAFTQSPGLIGSLLVGSCFAKSMALALDVPLIGVHHMQAHVLANFIEEPKPAFPFLCLTVSGGHTQIVHCDGPLDMRIIGETLDDAAGEAFDKSAKLLGLPYPGGPLIDKYAQTGNPARFKFPEPQIPGLNFSFSGLKTAILYFLQENKAKNPGFVEENLADICASIQHRIITILMNKLVKAAAETGVTEIGIAGGVSANSGLRKALAEYGEKHGWKTYIPKFEYCTDNAAMIAISAHYKYLAGRFTPMDAVPSARAVF from the coding sequence ATGCCAGTCAACATATTAGCCATAGAATCTTCGTGCGACGAAACGAGCGCTTCCGTGATCGCCGACGGGAAGGTGTTATCCAATATCATCGCCAACCAGACCGTGCATGAACAGTACGGCGGCGTGGTGCCCGAGCTGGCTTCGCGCGCGCACCAGGAGAACATCGTGCCCGTGGTGGACCTCGCGCTGAAAAAAGCCGGCATGCAGCCCGCAGATCTCAGCGCCGTAGCCTTTACACAGTCGCCCGGCCTCATCGGCTCCCTGCTGGTGGGCAGCTGTTTCGCCAAATCGATGGCGCTGGCGCTGGATGTGCCGCTGATCGGGGTGCATCACATGCAGGCGCACGTGCTGGCTAATTTCATCGAAGAGCCGAAACCCGCTTTTCCATTTCTCTGCCTCACCGTATCCGGCGGCCACACCCAGATCGTGCATTGCGACGGCCCGCTCGACATGCGGATCATCGGCGAAACGCTCGACGACGCGGCGGGAGAGGCCTTCGATAAAAGCGCGAAACTGCTGGGGCTCCCGTATCCCGGCGGCCCGCTGATCGACAAGTATGCCCAGACCGGCAATCCCGCCCGGTTCAAATTCCCCGAACCGCAGATCCCCGGGCTCAACTTCAGTTTCTCCGGCCTGAAAACGGCCATTTTATATTTCCTGCAGGAAAACAAGGCGAAGAACCCCGGTTTCGTGGAAGAAAACCTCGCCGATATCTGCGCCTCCATCCAGCATAGAATCATTACCATCCTGATGAACAAGCTGGTGAAAGCCGCCGCCGAAACCGGCGTAACGGAGATCGGCATCGCCGGCGGGGTAAGCGCCAATTCCGGTTTGCGCAAGGCGCTGGCCGAATACGGCGAAAAACACGGCTGGAAAACGTACATCCCGAAATTCGAATATTGCACGGACAATGCGGCCATGATCGCCATTTCCGCGCATTACAAATACCTGGCCGGCCGCTTCACCCCGATGGATGCGGTGCCCAGCGCCAGGGCGGTGTTTTGA
- a CDS encoding tRNA1(Val) (adenine(37)-N6)-methyltransferase has product MGNQYFQFKQFTVQQAGSAMKVCTDACIQGAFTAAYIREQLPGASPVLDIGAGTGLLSLMLAQSGNGTIDAVELDAAAAQQAAENFAASPWSERLRVFHTDIAHFNPAQRYPFIITNPPFFDNDLQGPHQRRTAAMHTVTLGYEALLEAIIRLLAPGGSFSILLPRGGFDRFRRMAENEGFVLRKLLEVRQTTGHSPFRSIGIFGPAAEPQREELVIYNEQRQYTPAFVTLLKDYYLYL; this is encoded by the coding sequence ATGGGGAATCAATATTTTCAATTCAAACAGTTCACGGTGCAGCAGGCGGGGAGCGCCATGAAAGTCTGTACGGACGCCTGCATCCAGGGGGCGTTCACGGCGGCGTATATACGCGAACAGCTGCCGGGCGCAAGTCCCGTGCTCGACATCGGCGCCGGTACCGGCCTGTTAAGCCTTATGCTGGCCCAATCCGGCAACGGCACGATAGACGCCGTAGAGCTGGATGCCGCGGCGGCGCAGCAGGCGGCTGAAAACTTCGCCGCGTCGCCCTGGAGCGAACGCCTCCGCGTATTTCACACGGACATTGCCCATTTCAACCCGGCGCAACGGTACCCCTTCATCATCACCAATCCCCCTTTTTTCGACAACGACCTGCAAGGCCCGCACCAGCGGCGCACGGCGGCGATGCATACCGTTACGCTGGGGTATGAGGCATTGCTTGAAGCCATCATCAGGCTATTGGCGCCCGGCGGTTCCTTTTCGATCCTGTTGCCCCGCGGGGGATTCGACCGCTTCCGGCGGATGGCGGAAAATGAAGGATTTGTATTGCGGAAATTGCTGGAGGTACGGCAAACGACCGGCCACAGCCCCTTCCGGAGCATCGGCATATTCGGCCCTGCTGCGGAGCCGCAGCGCGAAGAGCTGGTGATTTACAATGAGCAAAGGCAGTACACCCCGGCCTTTGTTACGCTGCTGAAGGATTATTACCTGTACCTGTAG
- a CDS encoding NAD(P)-dependent oxidoreductase has product MANHVVQIGLIREEKIPQDNRVAFTPMQCQWIMTHYPHVLITVQPSPHRCFKDEEYRAAGIRMSEDLSHCNILLGIKEVPVEKLLPGKTYLFFSHTKKQQPQNQAMLHDILEKKITLIDYECLVHEDGQRILGFGFFAGVVGAHNGLLEYGRRTGTFDFKRVHECHDFQELITHYFGVKLPPLKIVATGSGRVTAGILEVMGLLGIKYIPPEEFLINEYAYPVYTQLKAGELYLRKTDKTYSREDFHANPGAYDCKFLPYVTCSDILLNGIYWDKNIERLFSWDDLTKDNFRIKVIADITDDKNGSIPCNLGDATIENPSYGVNRYTREKTGPYDEDGVTMMCVGNLPNELPRDASQFFGDHLMKYVFDELMKGRSDMIEKATIADANGLTKRYAYLTDYATGNNPSAA; this is encoded by the coding sequence ATGGCAAACCACGTAGTACAGATCGGGCTCATCAGGGAGGAAAAAATACCGCAGGACAACCGCGTCGCTTTCACCCCCATGCAGTGCCAGTGGATCATGACGCATTACCCGCATGTGCTGATCACCGTACAACCCTCTCCCCACCGCTGTTTTAAGGACGAGGAATACCGCGCGGCCGGCATCCGGATGAGTGAAGACCTGTCCCATTGCAACATCCTCCTCGGGATTAAAGAAGTGCCGGTGGAAAAACTGCTGCCGGGCAAAACCTACCTTTTCTTTTCGCACACCAAAAAGCAGCAGCCGCAGAACCAGGCCATGCTGCACGATATACTGGAGAAAAAAATCACGCTCATCGACTATGAATGCCTCGTGCATGAAGACGGCCAGCGCATCCTGGGCTTCGGCTTCTTCGCGGGCGTCGTGGGCGCGCACAACGGGCTGCTCGAATACGGGCGCCGCACCGGCACGTTTGATTTCAAAAGGGTGCACGAGTGCCACGACTTCCAGGAGCTCATCACCCACTACTTCGGCGTCAAGCTCCCCCCGCTGAAAATCGTCGCCACAGGCTCCGGCCGCGTAACGGCGGGCATCCTGGAAGTAATGGGCCTGCTGGGCATCAAATACATCCCGCCGGAGGAATTCCTCATCAACGAATACGCCTACCCGGTCTATACACAGCTGAAGGCAGGCGAGCTGTATCTCCGCAAAACGGATAAAACCTACAGCCGGGAAGACTTCCATGCCAACCCCGGCGCGTACGACTGTAAATTCCTGCCGTACGTGACGTGCAGCGACATCCTCCTCAACGGCATCTACTGGGATAAGAACATCGAGCGCCTCTTCAGCTGGGACGACCTCACCAAAGACAATTTCCGCATCAAAGTGATCGCGGACATCACCGACGATAAAAACGGCTCCATTCCCTGCAACCTGGGCGATGCCACCATCGAAAACCCCTCCTACGGCGTAAACCGCTACACACGGGAGAAAACCGGGCCTTACGATGAAGACGGCGTGACCATGATGTGCGTGGGCAACCTCCCTAACGAACTGCCGCGCGACGCTTCGCAGTTCTTCGGCGATCACCTGATGAAATATGTGTTCGATGAATTGATGAAAGGCCGGAGCGACATGATCGAAAAAGCGACCATCGCGGATGCCAACGGTCTTACGAAGCGGTATGCCTACCTGACCGATTATGCTACAGGTAATAATCCTTCAGCAGCGTAA
- a CDS encoding iron-sulfur cluster co-chaperone HscB C-terminal domain-containing protein produces MNYFEMFNIPVSLEVHEGLLQQRYLGMPGTDENREAYLTLVDPCRLLPYVLELKGVLRPGEKMQLPHMFMMEMMPLGEQLFALEAAPEGEVLKFRRQMEKLLARMWAEVEPIGELTPEKLQELKELHFKQKYLLRMLERISTFASRDQVL; encoded by the coding sequence ATGAATTACTTTGAAATGTTTAATATACCGGTGTCGCTGGAGGTGCATGAAGGCCTGCTGCAGCAGCGGTACCTGGGCATGCCGGGCACGGACGAAAACAGGGAGGCGTACCTGACGCTGGTGGATCCCTGCCGGCTGCTGCCGTATGTGCTCGAACTGAAGGGCGTGCTGCGGCCCGGCGAAAAGATGCAGCTGCCGCATATGTTCATGATGGAAATGATGCCGCTGGGAGAGCAGCTGTTTGCCCTGGAGGCGGCGCCGGAGGGGGAGGTACTGAAATTCAGGCGGCAGATGGAGAAACTGCTGGCCCGGATGTGGGCCGAAGTGGAGCCCATCGGGGAGCTGACCCCCGAAAAACTGCAGGAGCTCAAAGAACTGCATTTCAAGCAAAAATATTTGTTGCGGATGTTGGAGAGAATCTCTACATTTGCATCCCGCGATCAGGTTTTATGA
- a CDS encoding SDR family oxidoreductase, producing MSKTILITGAASGFGKLVAFDLAKKGHTVIATAQVYPQVSDLKREAGEQGLDLIVDKLDVTDARDLDYIHQRYDIDILVSNAGIMQGGPIAEQPIDLIRDMFDVNVFGGLQVAQGFIKKWVEQKKAAKIVFTTSMGELWTVPYVAAYCSSKHAMGAIAEGLKTELAQFNIKIATCNPGVFGTGFNDRGVDSIFRWYNPEANFTPLSAFDGAAESLASQLDPQSMADRMVEVILDDNSNFRNVHPKETEDFVKQLQVEAWTAKS from the coding sequence ATGAGCAAAACTATTTTAATTACAGGCGCAGCAAGTGGGTTTGGTAAACTTGTAGCTTTTGATCTGGCAAAAAAAGGACATACGGTAATTGCAACAGCGCAGGTTTATCCACAGGTAAGTGACCTTAAAAGAGAGGCAGGTGAACAAGGTCTTGATCTTATTGTTGATAAACTGGATGTAACTGATGCGCGCGATCTGGACTATATTCATCAGAGATATGATATAGATATCTTGGTAAGTAATGCAGGTATTATGCAGGGAGGACCAATAGCAGAACAACCAATTGATTTGATCCGAGACATGTTTGATGTTAATGTTTTCGGAGGTCTTCAGGTTGCTCAGGGCTTTATTAAAAAATGGGTAGAACAGAAGAAAGCTGCAAAGATTGTATTTACTACTTCAATGGGTGAACTATGGACAGTACCGTACGTTGCAGCATACTGTTCATCTAAGCATGCTATGGGAGCGATAGCAGAAGGTTTAAAGACAGAACTGGCACAATTCAATATTAAAATTGCAACGTGTAACCCAGGTGTTTTTGGTACAGGATTTAATGACCGTGGCGTTGATTCGATTTTCCGTTGGTATAACCCTGAAGCTAATTTTACCCCACTATCCGCATTTGATGGTGCAGCAGAATCTTTAGCAAGTCAATTAGATCCTCAATCAATGGCTGACCGTATGGTGGAAGTAATTTTAGATGACAACTCAAACTTTAGAAATGTTCATCCAAAAGAAACTGAAGATTTCGTGAAGCAGCTTCAAGTGGAAGCTTGGACTGCAAAAAGCTAA
- a CDS encoding helix-turn-helix domain-containing protein, whose amino-acid sequence MESSREMIFDKLVYSCIYETQRGTEEFYPDHFLGFQLAGETQAFHEQGSIIIKENTVVLVRKNQLIRTIKYPSKSGNYKFIAITLDKTTLQQYALENKIAVKERYNGNQKLFFEPNEFLHSYFLSLAPYINKTKQATPKLADLKIREAIELLLDSNPDFKYILFDFSKPHAIDLEEFMTNNYMFNVPLETFAKLTGRSISAFKRDFAKVFNCPPKQWIKDKRLEEAYHLIKYKKQKPTHFYLDLGFENLSHFYSSFKLKYGTTTSEIA is encoded by the coding sequence ATGGAATCTTCACGAGAAATGATTTTTGACAAGCTGGTGTATTCATGCATTTATGAGACACAGCGCGGAACAGAAGAATTCTATCCTGATCATTTTTTGGGATTTCAATTGGCCGGTGAGACGCAGGCCTTCCATGAACAGGGCTCAATAATCATCAAGGAAAATACTGTGGTGCTGGTTAGGAAAAACCAGTTGATCCGTACTATTAAATACCCTTCAAAATCAGGGAACTATAAATTTATTGCAATTACATTGGATAAAACAACTTTACAGCAGTATGCCTTAGAAAATAAGATTGCAGTTAAGGAGCGTTATAATGGAAACCAGAAATTGTTTTTTGAACCCAACGAATTTTTACATAGTTACTTTCTGTCACTGGCTCCGTATATCAATAAAACCAAGCAGGCTACACCTAAATTGGCCGATTTAAAGATCAGGGAAGCCATCGAGTTGCTTTTGGACAGTAATCCAGACTTTAAATATATTCTTTTTGATTTTTCAAAGCCTCATGCAATTGATCTGGAGGAATTTATGACAAATAACTATATGTTCAATGTTCCTCTGGAAACTTTTGCCAAGCTAACAGGAAGGAGTATTTCTGCCTTTAAACGTGACTTTGCAAAAGTATTCAATTGTCCGCCAAAACAATGGATCAAAGATAAGCGTTTAGAGGAAGCATACCATCTCATTAAATATAAGAAGCAGAAGCCGACCCATTTTTACCTTGATCTGGGATTTGAAAATCTATCTCACTTCTACTCTTCGTTCAAGCTGAAATACGGAACTACAACTTCTGAAATTGCTTAA
- a CDS encoding GlcG/HbpS family heme-binding protein encodes MNISYEQSNLILNPAIEKAKSLNLPVSIAVVDTGGHLVAFARLDSVYGVVDFAIKKARTAVMFGVDSDVMGTIIAGAELHSYGMINSNGGLLTIAGGVVIKNKDGVVIGAIGCSGGTADQDKEIASSGASAMM; translated from the coding sequence ATGAATATCAGTTACGAACAATCAAATTTGATATTAAATCCTGCAATTGAGAAAGCAAAAAGCTTAAACTTACCTGTAAGTATTGCAGTTGTGGACACAGGAGGCCATCTGGTCGCTTTTGCAAGACTGGACAGTGTTTATGGAGTTGTCGATTTCGCGATAAAAAAGGCAAGGACAGCTGTAATGTTTGGAGTGGACAGCGATGTTATGGGAACCATTATTGCAGGAGCAGAACTTCACTCATATGGGATGATTAATTCCAATGGCGGGCTTTTGACAATTGCAGGTGGTGTTGTGATAAAAAATAAGGATGGCGTTGTTATCGGTGCCATAGGATGCTCAGGTGGAACGGCAGATCAGGATAAAGAAATTGCAAGTTCCGGAGCTTCTGCAATGATGTAA
- a CDS encoding alpha/beta hydrolase, with protein sequence MKKLVFNLAMLTLLTLPALAQGIPENAPRGFDSLRAGIPHGRIDTISYSSVTVGNQRKALVYTPPGFSKKSQYPVLYLLHGIGGDEKEWLRGGTPQVVLDNLYAEGKIKPMIVVMPNGRAMKDERATGDVMAPDKVQAFATFEKDLLNDLIPYIQKKYPVYKDRDHRAIAGLSMGGGQALNFGLGNLDSFAWIGGFSSAPNTKTPEQLVPDPAEARKKIKLLWISCGDSDRLISFSKRTHDYLQKNNVPHIYHIEPGAHDFKVWKNGLYLFSQLIFKPGDALHRD encoded by the coding sequence ATGAAAAAGCTAGTTTTTAATCTTGCCATGCTGACGTTATTAACGCTACCTGCTTTGGCGCAAGGTATTCCTGAAAACGCTCCTCGTGGTTTTGACTCCCTGCGTGCCGGCATACCGCATGGCCGGATTGATACCATCAGCTACAGCTCGGTAACGGTAGGTAATCAGCGTAAAGCGCTGGTATATACGCCACCGGGATTTTCAAAAAAGAGCCAATACCCCGTGTTATACCTTTTGCATGGTATCGGCGGCGATGAAAAGGAATGGCTGAGAGGCGGCACGCCCCAGGTAGTGCTGGACAACCTGTACGCCGAAGGGAAAATCAAGCCTATGATCGTCGTGATGCCTAACGGCAGGGCCATGAAAGACGAGCGGGCCACCGGTGATGTCATGGCTCCAGACAAAGTACAGGCGTTTGCTACTTTCGAAAAAGATCTGTTGAACGATCTCATTCCTTATATACAGAAGAAGTATCCCGTGTACAAAGACCGGGATCACCGGGCCATTGCCGGGCTTTCGATGGGAGGGGGGCAGGCACTGAATTTTGGCCTGGGTAATCTGGACAGCTTTGCGTGGATCGGGGGATTTTCGTCCGCGCCTAACACCAAAACACCGGAGCAGCTGGTGCCGGACCCCGCGGAAGCGAGGAAAAAAATAAAACTGCTCTGGATATCCTGCGGTGACAGCGATAGATTGATTTCCTTTAGCAAACGCACGCATGACTATCTGCAAAAGAACAATGTGCCGCATATCTATCACATCGAGCCGGGCGCACACGATTTCAAAGTGTGGAAGAATGGATTGTATTTATTCTCCCAACTGATCTTTAAACCGGGGGACGCTTTACACAGGGATTAA
- a CDS encoding SRPBCC family protein, with amino-acid sequence MTNQDFTTAIWVEQTPAAAFNAILNVRAWWSGLHGESFEGSSEKPGDEFSFLAGGGMHYTKQKLVELVPGKKVVWLVTEANLSFVDKVDEWEGTRISFDISEEAGKTKITFTHIGLVPAFECYDSCAPAWTQYIQERLTDVITKAD; translated from the coding sequence ATGACGAATCAGGATTTCACTACCGCCATCTGGGTGGAACAAACACCCGCAGCCGCTTTTAATGCCATCTTAAATGTCAGGGCCTGGTGGTCGGGCCTGCATGGCGAATCATTTGAAGGAAGCTCCGAAAAGCCCGGCGATGAATTCAGTTTTCTCGCGGGAGGCGGCATGCATTATACCAAACAAAAACTGGTGGAACTGGTGCCGGGGAAGAAGGTGGTCTGGCTGGTGACGGAAGCCAATCTCAGCTTTGTAGATAAGGTGGACGAATGGGAAGGCACCAGGATCAGTTTTGACATCTCGGAAGAAGCCGGCAAAACTAAAATCACGTTCACGCACATAGGACTGGTGCCCGCGTTTGAATGTTACGATTCCTGCGCGCCCGCATGGACGCAGTATATACAGGAGCGGCTCACGGATGTCATCACAAAAGCGGACTGA